In Dryobates pubescens isolate bDryPub1 chromosome 19, bDryPub1.pri, whole genome shotgun sequence, the following are encoded in one genomic region:
- the LOC128898186 gene encoding basic proline-rich protein-like, with protein sequence MPAALKPVACVGILCQEPGPVHPPGASSPELNPAHPGRTLPEASTQHRDHSRTASPGRKPLSPPPGPALLSRAVPVPPPPPPSRARSPPRYLARLRHGPSAGRTRAPPPPPPAPPPVLPPSAPCGAGPSRGKRGCDVPSGIPGTHFATHPGIHPGTSACPLSTPVPSSGHTPGPTAGLTPTYWHPLVPGSTHRHLQYPPSYPPRYPPRHISPYSGTQPGGPLQNPLRHIGSPGAHPDELAPPCPHSGTPLQVPRKEPVRGRPGS encoded by the exons ATGCCGGCAGCGCTGAAGCCCGTGGCGTGCgtgggcatcctgtgccagg AACCGGGGCCAGTGCATCCTCCCGGGGCCAGCAGCCCGGAGCTGAATCCAGCACATCCCGGGAGAACGCTCCCGgaggccagcacccagcaccggGACCACTCCCGGACAGCCTCCCCCGGCCGCAAACcgctctccccaccccccgggCCCGCTCTCCTGAGCCGGGCTGTGCccgtgccccctcccccccccccgtcccGGGCCCGCTCCCCGCCGCGGTACCTGGCTCGGCTCCGGCACGGCCCCTCCGCCGGGCGCAcccgggccccgccgccgccgccccccgcgccgccgcccgTCCTCCCTCCCTCCGCGCCGTgcggggccgggccgagcc GAGGAAAGCGAGGCTGCGATGTGCCCTCCGGCATTCCCGGTACCCACTTCGCTACCCACCCCGGTATCCACCCTGGCACTTCGGCGTGCCCGCTATCTACCCCAGTACCCAGCTCGGGACACACTCCGGGCCCCACTGCAGGACTCACCCCAACATATTGGCACCCCCTGGTACCCGGCTCGACCCACCGACATCTTCAGTACCCACCCAGCTACCCACCCCGCTACCCACCCCGGCACATCAGCCCCTACTCTGGTACCCAACCCGGGGGCCCACTCCAGAACCCTCTAAGGCATATCGGCAGCCCCGGTGCCCACCCCGACGAACTAGCACCTCCG TGCCCACACTCGGGCACCCCACTGCAGGTCCCCCGCAAGGAGCCGGTCCGAGGCCGGCCGGGCTCGTGA
- the ST3GAL2 gene encoding CMP-N-acetylneuraminate-beta-galactosamide-alpha-2,3-sialyltransferase 2 → MKCSLRFCFLSTAFLLVFVMSLLFTYSHHSIAYLDPGGLGGIHRVKLVPGYAGMQRLSKGGHYPRGCACRRCPPEEAAAADWFDGRYDGTISPVWTKDNMDLPRDVQRWWMMLQPQFKSHNTHEVLGKLFQIVPGEDPYRSRDPRRCRRCAVVGNSGNLRGSAYGPEIDGHDFVMRMNQAPTVGFEGDVGGRTTHHFMYPESAKNLPANVSFVLVPFKTLDLLWIASALSTGQIRFTYAPVKPFLRVDKEKVQIYNPAFFKYIHDRWTEHHGRYPSTGMLVLFFALHVCDEVNVFGFGADSRGNWHHYWENNRYAGEFRKTGVHDADFEAHIIDMLAKTSKIQVYRGN, encoded by the exons ATGAAGTGCTCTTTGCgcttctgcttcctctccaCCGCCTTCCTGCTGGTCTTCGTCATGTCCCTCCTCTTCACCTACTCCCACCACAGCATCGCCTACCTGGACCCCGGCGGGCTGGGTGGCATCCACCGGGTGAAGCTGGTGCCCGGCTACGCCGGCATGCAGCGGCTCAGCAAGGGGGGGCACTACCCGCGGGGCTGCGCctgccgccgctgcccgccCGAGGAGGCGGCGGCCGCCGACTGGTTTGACGGCCGCTACGACGGCACCATCTCCCCGGTGTGGACCAAGGACAACATGGACCTGCCGCGGGACGTCCAGAGGTGGTGGATG ATGCTGCAGCCCCAGTTCAAGTCCCACAACACTCACGAGGTCCTCGGCAAGCTCTTCCAGATCGTGCCGGGCGAGGACCCCTACCGCTCCCGGGACccgcgccgctgccgccgctgcgCCGTGGTCGGCAACTCGGGCAACCTGCGCGGCTCCGCTTACGGGCCCGAGATCGATGGGCACGACTTCGTCATGCg GATGAACCAGGCCCCCACGGTGGGTTTCGAGGGCGACGTGGGGGGTCGGACCACACACCACTTCATGTACCCCGAGAGTGCCAAGAACCTGCCTGCCAACGTCAGCTTCGTGCTGGTGCCCTTCAAGAccctggacctgctctggaTCGCCAGCGCCCTCTCCACCGGCCAGATCAGGTT CACCTATGCACCTGTGAAGCCTTTTCTGAGGGTGGACAAAGAAAAG GTGCAGATCTACAACCCTGCCTTCTTCAAGTACATCCACGACCGCTGGACGGAGCACCACGGGCGCTACCCCTCCACTGGCATGCTGGTGCTCTTCTTCGCCCTCCACGTCTGTGATGAG GTGAACGTCTTCGGGTTCGGCGCCGACAGCCGCGGCAACTGGCACCACTACTGGGAGAACAACCGCTACGCCGGCGAGTTCCGCAAGACCGGCGTGCACGACGCCGACTTCGAGGCCCACATCATCGACATGCTGGCCAAAACCAGCAAGATCCAGGTCTACAGGGGCAACTGA